A single Triticum dicoccoides isolate Atlit2015 ecotype Zavitan chromosome 2A, WEW_v2.0, whole genome shotgun sequence DNA region contains:
- the LOC119356078 gene encoding lysine histidine transporter-like 8 — MTSEVQSAPPTPRPVSAPPSQMHSPAPSRSPLRAMASPLASPVKKAVASVRGYLEEVGHITKLADPRDAWLPITASRSGNAYYAAFHNLSSGVGFQALVLPAAFASLGWTWAIVCLTVAFAWQLYTLRLLVNLHEPVAGGTRYSRYMHLATTVFGERWGKILALLPTMYLSAGTCTALIIVGGGSMKILFSIACGPACLARPPTMVEWYVVFVCVAVVLSQLPNLNSIAGVSLVGATAAVGYCTMIWVISVAKGRVAGVSYDPVKASSDVDRTIAVLNGLGIIAFAFRGHNLVLEIQGTMPSTLKHPSHVPMWKGVKFAYLVVALCLYPVAIGGFWAYGNQIPPNGILSALYKFHSRDVSRLVIGLATLLVIVNCLTTFQIYAMPVFDNMEAGYVHKKNRPCPWWLRAGFRALFGAINLLIAVALPFLSELAGLLGGISLPVTLAYPCFMWLAIMKPGRGTAMWCDNWALGCLGMGLSFVLIVGNLWGLVATGLHVQFFKPAEFQ, encoded by the exons ATGACGAGCGAGGTGCAGTCGGCGCCGCCGACGCCGCGGCCGGTGTCCGCCCCGCCGTCGCAGATGCACTCTCCGGCGCCCAGCCGGTCGCCGCTGCGCGCGATGGCGTCGCCGCTCGCCAGCCCCGTGAAGAAGGCGGTGGCGAGCGTGAGGGGGTACCTGGAGGAGGTCGGGCACATCACCAAGCTCGCCGACCCGCGCGACGCCTGGCTGCCCATCACCGCGTCCAGGAGCGGCAACGCCTACTACGCCGCCTTCCACAACCTCAGCTCCGGCGTCGGCTTCCAGGCGCTCGTGCTCCCCGCCGCCTTCGCCTCCCTCGGATG GACGTGGGCGATCGTGTGCCTGACCGTGGCATTCGCGTGGCAGCTCTACACGCTGCGGCTGCTGGTGAACCTCCACGAGCCCGTCGCCGGCGGCACACGCTACAGCCGGTACATGCACCTCGCCACCACCGTCTTCG GCGAGAGATGGGGCAAGATCCTGGCCCTGCTCCCGACGATGTACCTGTCGGCGGGGACCTGCACGGCGCTCATCATCGTGGGCGGCGGCAGCATGAAGATCCTCTTCAGCATCGCGTGCGGGCCAGCGTGCCTGGCGCGGCCGCCGACCATGGTGGAGTGGTACGTCGTCTTCGTCTGCGTGGCCGTGGTGCTGTCCCAGCTCCCCAACCTCAACTCCATCGCCGGCGTCTccctggtcggggcgacggcggccgTCGGGTACTGCACCATGATCTGGGTCATTTCCGTTGCCAAGGGCAGGGTGGCCGGCGTGTCCTACGACCCGGTCAAGGCCAGCAGCGACGTCGACAGGACGATCGCCGTCCTCAATGGCCTCGGCATCATCGCGTTCGCTTTCAGGGGGCACAATCTTGTGCTCGAGATTCAG GGCACAATGCCGTCGACGCTGAAGCACCCTTCTCACGTGCCCATGTGGAAGGGCGTCAAGTTCGCCTACCTCGTCGTGGCGCTCTGCCTCTACCCCGTCGCCATCGGCGGCTTCTGGGCCTACGGCAACCAGATACCTCCCAACGGAATCCTGAGCGCGCTCTACAAGTTCCACAGCCGCGACGTGTCCCGGCTGGTTATCGGTCTCGCCACCCTGCTGGTGATCGTGAACTGCCTGACCACGTTCCAGATCTACGCCATGCCGGTGTTCGACAACATGGAGGCCGGGTACGTGCACAAGAAGAACCGGCCGTGCCCGTGGTGGCTGCGCGCGGGCTTCCGCGCCTTGTTCGGCGCCATCAACCTGCTCATCGCCGTCGCGCTGCCCTTCCTGTCGGAGCTGGCCGGCCTCCTCGGCGGGATCTCGCTGCCGGTCACCCTGGCCTACCCGTGCTTCATGTGGCTGGCGATCATGAAGCCCGGGAGGGGCACGGCGATGTGGTGCGACAACTGGGCGCTGGGGTGCCTCGGCATGGGGCTCAGCTTCGTCCTCATAGTCGGGAACCTCTGGGGGCTCGTCGCCACTGGCCTGCACGTGCAGTTCTTCAAGCCCGCCGAGTTCCAGTGA
- the LOC119356079 gene encoding protein S-acyltransferase 10-like, whose product MPCCGESDPPHEAIRVLSQPQRHGSHGRKPWRCVRLIVMLLHALFIGAVFLLDPALRSQIRRDQWYMCLYGGLVLFTLAQYLYTANSSPGYVADMLKAGSAMHATFINTTTISKQVCSKNGSLNYFMSRSKIEQHNPQSATPSSLLQMMDLYPPGSSSRDLTCSYCHLVQPPRTKHCHDCDKCVLQFDHHCTWLGTCIGVRNHCRFWWYIFGQASLVVWTVALYIQFLHVDMNGSWLKGLTGLTLLLPLIVILIVLLILLMLHTYLALTNQTTYEIARRKRISYLRGVPRKVHPFSKGICRNLYDLCLSRQKGYVLEAVPPLDELEARARPYTCRDVICCRCC is encoded by the exons ATGCCGTGCTGCGGGGAAAGCGATCCTCCCCATGAGGCCATCAGGGTCCTATCCCAGCCCCAGCGCCACGGCTCGCACG GGAGGAAACCCTGGAGGTGTGTCAGGTTAATCGTCATGCTGCTGCATGCGCTCTTCATCGGCGCCGTCTTCCTGCTCGATCCGGCCCTCCGGAGCCAAATCCGCCGGGACCAGTG GTACATGTGTTTATATGGAGGGCTGGTGTTGTTTACCTTGGCGCAATACCTATATACAGCTAATTCATCACCGGG GTATGTGGCTGATATGTTGAAAGCTGGATCAGCGATGCATGCAACCTTCATTAATACAACGACAATCTCAAA ACAGGTCTGTTCAAAAAACGGGAGCTTAAATTATTTCATGAGTCGCAGCAAAATAGAGCAACACAACCCACAATCTGCTACACCTTCGTCGCTTTTGCAAATGATGGATCTGTATCCTCCTGGATCATCCAGCAG GGATTTGACCTGCTCTTACTGCCATCTCGTTCAG CCACCACGAACCAAGCATTGTCATGATTGTGATAAGTGTGTCCTCCAATTTGATCATCACTGTACATGGCTTGGAACATGCATTGGCGTAAGGAATCATTGCCGTTTTTG GTGGTACATATTTGGACAAGCAAGTTTAGTTGTTTGGACTGTTGCTCTCTACATCCAGTTCTTACATGTGGATATGAACGGGTCCTG GTTGAAGGGTTTGACTGGCTTAACACTGTTGCTGCCGTTGATAGTAATCCTCATAGTTTTGCTGATCTTACTCATGTTGCATAC TTACCTTGCTCTTACGAACCAAACGACATATGAAATTGCCAGACGGAAGCGAATATCTTACCTAAG GGGAGTTCCTAGAAAGGTACATCCTTTCAGCAAAGGTATCTGTAGGAACCTCTATGACCTCTGCCTCTCTAGACAGAAGGGATATGTTCTGGAAGCAGTACCCCCACTGGACGAACTAGAAGCCCGGGCTAGACCCTACACCTGCCGGGATGTAATCTGCTGCAGGTGCTGCTAG